In one Silene latifolia isolate original U9 population chromosome 10, ASM4854445v1, whole genome shotgun sequence genomic region, the following are encoded:
- the LOC141609425 gene encoding WAT1-related protein At2g39510-like, producing the protein MFKRFKPHILMIIAQLGYTFLYFITEASFKHGMNPHVYVTYRHVVGALVMFPFAYFLERKVRPKLTVALLAEIFVLSLLGVGLTLNMYFASLKYTSPTFVTAMVNSIASLTFVIAVLLRLEFVDMRNPRGIAKVMGTLISLGGVMLMTFYKGSIIPNISHSLLNIQQNAIIQENWLKGSVLTIASCVAWPLFFILQAYTLKRYPAQLSLTTWISVIGAAQSAVFTAFAERKPGIWAIGFNIDLWSAIYGGVVCSGYIIYVQLWCTEVKGPVFVTMFNPLSTILVAIIAYFVLAEKLYIGSIIGAIVVIFGMYLFLWGKEEQKPQKAELYFNSEESKTLANSLGNEQMVDP; encoded by the exons ATGTTCAAAAGGTTTAAACCACACATTTTGATGATCATAGCACAATTAGGCTATACTTTTCTGTATTTCATTACAGAAGCATCCTTCAAACATGGTATGAATCCTCATGTTTATGTCACTTATCGTCATGTCGTTGGAGCTTTGGTCATGTTCCCTTTCGCTTATTTTCTTGAAAG GAAAGTAAGACCAAAATTGACAGTAGCTCTGTTAGCTGAAATATTTGTGCTTTCTCTACTCGG GGTTGGATTAACACTGAACATGTACTTTGCAAGCTTAAAGTATACTTCTCCTACATTTGTCACAGCAATGGTTAATTCAATAGCATCCTTGACTTTTGTCATTGCAGTATTACTCAG GCTGGAGTTTGTCGACATGAGGAATCCTAGAGGAATAGCAAAGGTTATGGGAACATTAATTTCACTAGGTGGTGTAATGCTCATGACATTTTACAAGGGATCGATTATACCGAACATTAGTCATTCTCTGCTGAACATTCAGCAGAATGCAATCATACAGGAAAACTGGTTGAAAGGTTCTGTCCTTACAATCGCAAGTTGCGTGGCATGGCCTCTCTTCTTTATCTTGCAG GCATACACCCTAAAAAGATATCCTGCGCAACTGTCGCTGACAACATGGATAAGTGTGATTGGGGCTGCACAATCGGCTGTATTCACAGCATTTGCAGAGCGCAAGCCGGGAATATGGGCTATCGGGTTCAATATAGACCTTTGGTCTGCGATTTATGGT GGAGTGGTTTGTTCAGGCTACATAATCTATGTTCAGTTGTGGTGTACAGAAGTGAAAGGACCGGTGTTTGTGACCATGTTTAATCCGCTATCAACAATACTTGTTGCGATTATTGCATATTTCGTCTTAGCTGAAAAGCTTTACATTGGCAG CATAATTGGAGCGATTGTCGTGATTTTTGGTATGTATCTATTCCTGTGGGGAAAAGAAGAACAGAAACCTCAGAAGGCAGAACTGTACTTCAACAGCGAAGAATCTAAGACATTAGCGAATTCACTTGGAAACGAACAGATGGTTGATCCATAG